From Ipomoea triloba cultivar NCNSP0323 chromosome 5, ASM357664v1, the proteins below share one genomic window:
- the LOC116019779 gene encoding uncharacterized protein LOC116019779, producing the protein MYAVRFLRLINTRASFSSVNVSPVYSQSRALYVGRFEPSINTWVKNLKPISKFQNRFDVRKFHQQFSKLKNPGCNFTMCNAVGLAALLGSVSIWPRTAYAADGLDALLDDDHLDLLENTKSENDYQTLSVFLKKLLVPVFLALTIFLNWGHPLITAAKVTLILYTTKPSPLSIYLFVEELRNQEMQKHPFVYKFKSLYPNKVDVEDYAIFCSAKVQLKDQKFTAVGILGSWWVLPVSSWQEGVSVLKYRFNNILS; encoded by the exons ATGTATGCGGTTAGATTTCTACGCTTGATTAACACTAGGGCTTCTTTTTCCTCTGTTAATGTCAGCCCTGTTTACTCGCAGTCCAGAGCTCTAT ATGTTGGAAGATTTGAGCCTTCAATAAATACATGGGTGAAAAACCTAAAGCCGATATCAAAGTTCCAAAATCGATTTGATGTTCGAAAATTTCATCAGCAGTTCTCGAAATTAAAGAATCCAG GATGTAATTTCACTATGTGCAATGCGGTTGGTTTGGCAGCATTGCTTGGATCAGTGAGCATTTGGCCACGCACTGCATATGCTGCGGATG GCCTTGATGctttgttggatgatgatcaCTTGGATTTGCTGGAAAATACCAAGTCTGAGAACGACTACCAGACTTTATCGGTCTTTCTAAAGAAATTGCTGGTTCCGGTTTTCCTAGCTTTAACTATTTTTCTGAATTGGGGTCATCCGCTGATCACTGCAGCGAAAGTAACTCTTATTCTTTACACGACGAAGCCCAGCCCTCTCTCAATTTACCTCTTTGTTGAAGAG TTGCGAAATCAAGAAATGCAAAAACATCCATTCGTCTATAAATTCAAG TCATTGTATCCGAATAAAGTTGATGTTGAAGATTATGCAATTTTCTGTTCGGCTAAAGTGCAACTAAAAGATCAGAAGTTCACAGCCGTTGGAATTCTGGGAAGCTGGTGGGTTTTGCCTGTATCATCATGGCAAGAGGGAGTTTCTGTGCTCAAGTACAGATTCAATAACATTTTAAGTTGA